GACAATCTGCACCGGCGGCCCAAGCGAGCACCGGTGACGCTCCCCGCTGCCTGCGGATTTAGGGTTACGGTGCAAAATTGACTTTCTCTTTCTTGAGCAATAAAATTACTCGTGACAAAATTCCCGAAAGAAGGCACGCTCATGCTTGAATCTCTCATCACCTCGAAAACCAGAGCCCGGCTTCTGCTGAAGTTTTTTCTGAACCCGGGGACCAGCGCCTATCTCCGGGGACTTGCCGACGAGTTCGGCGAGTCCACCAACGGTGTGCGGGTGGAGCTGAACCGCCTGTCCGAGGCGGGGCTGCTGGAGTGCGCCGACGAGGGCCGGACGAAGGTCTACCGGGCGAACACGGCCCACCCCCTGTTCCCTGAGCTGCAGAGGATCGCCGCCAAGACCCTGGGGATCGATCAGGTGGTGGAGCAGGTGATCCGCCGCCTCGGCAACGTGGAGCTGGCCTTCGTGACGGGAGACTATGCCCGGGGGATCGATTCCGGGCTCATCGACCTGGTCCTCGTGGGAGAGATCGACCGGGGATATTTCGACCATCTTTCGGACAAGATCGAGAAGCTCATCGAGCGGAAGATCCGGGGGCTGATTCTCAGCAGGGACGAGTTCTCCCGGCTGAAGGGACGCCTGGAGGCCGAGAATGCCCTGCTGCTCTGGGACGGGGAAGGAAAGACGGGATGAAGGGGGAGAGACAGTGATTCTTGTTACCGGAGGGGCCGGGTTCATCGGGAGCCATGCCTGCGTAGCCCTGGCGGAAGCGGGGTATGACGTCCTGATCGTGGACGATTTTTCCAACAGCAGCCCTGATGTGCCCCTGCGGCTGGAACGCCTCACCGGACGGCCGATGAAGTGTGTCCGGGCGGATGTCCGGGACAGGGAAGCCCTTGACGGTCTTTTCCGGAACCACCCGATTTCCGCCGTGATTCATTTTGCCGGCCTGAAAGCCGTGGGGGAGTCGGTGGCCAAGCCCCTGGAGTATTACGGGAACAACTTCGGTTCCGCCCTTGCCCTCTGCGGGGCCATGTCCGCCGCCGGGGTGAAGCGGCT
This genomic stretch from Aminivibrio sp. harbors:
- a CDS encoding ArsR family transcriptional regulator — translated: MLESLITSKTRARLLLKFFLNPGTSAYLRGLADEFGESTNGVRVELNRLSEAGLLECADEGRTKVYRANTAHPLFPELQRIAAKTLGIDQVVEQVIRRLGNVELAFVTGDYARGIDSGLIDLVLVGEIDRGYFDHLSDKIEKLIERKIRGLILSRDEFSRLKGRLEAENALLLWDGEGKTG